The following coding sequences lie in one Candidatus Nitrospira allomarina genomic window:
- a CDS encoding ZIP family metal transporter, producing the protein MTNAHYGYAILASLLAAGVTTTGLYVIRRFGTWGQYNATYFSCFAAGVLISVAFLHIIPHAFHMNEQAPVYLLAGYLAFHLINRFIHAYVCDSTPDTAIGLIPLLGIGLHSTLDGVVYAITFSVSVLTGTLAGIGMVLHEFPEGIVTYVLLLRSGFTPQKSWLFAFLAAALTTPIGTLLAIPMIHQINETVLGAMLAISAGAFVYVGATHLLPLAEREDRPYSLAAMGGGVVVALGIILTHG; encoded by the coding sequence ATGACGAATGCCCATTACGGTTATGCCATCCTGGCCAGTCTCCTCGCGGCCGGAGTCACCACCACAGGCCTCTATGTCATTCGCCGGTTTGGAACATGGGGGCAATACAATGCCACGTATTTTTCCTGTTTCGCAGCAGGTGTGCTGATCTCAGTAGCCTTTCTCCATATTATTCCTCATGCCTTCCACATGAATGAGCAGGCGCCCGTGTATTTGTTGGCAGGCTATCTGGCCTTTCATTTAATCAACCGGTTCATTCATGCCTATGTCTGCGATAGCACTCCCGACACAGCCATTGGACTAATTCCCTTGCTCGGTATCGGCCTGCATTCGACCTTGGATGGGGTCGTGTATGCCATCACGTTTAGCGTCAGCGTCTTAACCGGAACGTTAGCGGGGATTGGTATGGTCTTGCATGAGTTTCCTGAAGGGATTGTCACCTATGTATTGTTACTTCGTAGCGGGTTCACTCCACAAAAGTCATGGCTGTTTGCCTTTCTGGCTGCGGCCCTGACCACACCGATTGGAACATTGTTGGCCATTCCCATGATCCATCAGATCAATGAGACCGTCCTGGGCGCGATGCTGGCGATTTCAGCCGGGGCGTTTGTGTATGTGGGAGCCACGCATCTTCTGCCCTTAGCCGAACGGGAAGATCGTCCTTACAGTCTGGCAGCCATGGGGGGCGGTGTTGTGGTCGCCCTCGGTATTATCCTTACTCACGGCTAA
- a CDS encoding c-type cytochrome has product MRQIFQWTSGLILALAVSGSPLLAQQHGHQQMMMSRVPADKLDEARALQSPLPPSPETVEKGKMIYEGKGTCVNCHGVSGRGDGPGASTLNPPPRVFRSHGFWRHRSEGEIFWVIKYGSPGTGMIPFGGMLSDEEIWTVMQYEQSFSGGSHGGGGGRQGGGRHSGRDMMMYR; this is encoded by the coding sequence ATGAGACAGATATTTCAGTGGACAAGTGGACTTATTTTGGCGCTGGCGGTGAGTGGATCGCCGCTGTTGGCACAACAACATGGGCATCAACAGATGATGATGTCCCGTGTCCCCGCCGACAAGCTGGATGAAGCCAGAGCCTTGCAGAGCCCGTTGCCGCCCTCACCGGAAACCGTCGAAAAAGGCAAGATGATCTATGAGGGCAAGGGCACATGCGTCAATTGTCATGGGGTGAGTGGACGCGGCGATGGCCCGGGGGCTTCGACTCTCAACCCACCGCCTCGTGTATTCCGGTCACATGGATTTTGGAGACATCGGTCTGAAGGAGAGATTTTTTGGGTGATCAAATATGGATCCCCGGGGACCGGGATGATTCCCTTTGGTGGGATGTTATCGGATGAAGAGATTTGGACCGTGATGCAGTATGAACAAAGTTTTTCTGGAGGATCCCATGGCGGAGGTGGAGGTCGTCAGGGAGGCGGACGGCACTCAGGTCGGGACATGATGATGTATCGCTAA
- a CDS encoding superoxide dismutase family protein, giving the protein MREQQFRTSRMVGFAAFLLAVVGGCSHYGNHEISKTAKATIQGCTDPAITGTATLKEFESEEGVKKLYVQMEVKGLTDGKHAVHIHEVASCQPCGAAKGHHDPGPFGKSTPDAPDFNHPFHMGDLVNITVVNGVGKLHAVTTRVALSDGRLSLFDEDGSSFIIHTNEDLYCDQDSELNPGCAGGARDACGIIEPVTSM; this is encoded by the coding sequence ATGCGGGAACAACAATTCAGAACAAGTCGGATGGTCGGGTTTGCGGCTTTTCTGTTGGCGGTAGTTGGGGGATGTAGTCATTACGGAAACCACGAAATTTCTAAAACCGCCAAGGCGACCATTCAAGGATGCACGGATCCGGCCATTACGGGAACCGCCACTCTCAAAGAATTTGAATCTGAAGAAGGCGTCAAAAAACTGTATGTCCAGATGGAGGTGAAGGGATTAACGGATGGGAAGCATGCGGTTCATATTCATGAGGTTGCCAGTTGTCAGCCGTGTGGGGCTGCGAAAGGCCATCATGATCCCGGGCCTTTTGGCAAGTCCACACCTGACGCGCCGGACTTCAATCATCCCTTCCACATGGGGGATTTGGTCAATATCACGGTAGTCAACGGGGTGGGGAAACTGCATGCGGTAACCACCAGGGTTGCGTTATCGGATGGCCGGTTAAGCCTGTTTGATGAAGATGGCAGTTCATTCATCATCCACACCAATGAAGATCTTTATTGCGATCAGGATAGCGAACTCAATCCTGGATGTGCCGGTGGGGCTCGCGATGCCTGTGGAATTATTGAGCCGGTAACCTCAATGTAA
- a CDS encoding c-type cytochrome, whose product MQILRQKMQSRVWIIVATVSFACASAWAGSAGDLQPRVPSDRMEQALSFTNPFTPTEEFIASGKTLYEGKGWCAFCHGWEGTGAPTAGRTFPPDIKMPTNFADAAWQAARSDGELFWILIHGSHGTDMVAYMPQYITDKEAWQIIAYLRTFGGT is encoded by the coding sequence ATGCAAATATTAAGGCAAAAGATGCAATCGAGAGTCTGGATCATTGTTGCCACGGTTTCTTTCGCCTGTGCCTCGGCTTGGGCGGGCAGTGCCGGAGATCTTCAGCCACGAGTCCCATCCGATCGCATGGAACAGGCTTTGTCTTTTACGAATCCCTTCACTCCCACCGAGGAATTTATTGCGAGCGGTAAAACACTCTATGAAGGCAAAGGCTGGTGTGCCTTTTGCCATGGCTGGGAGGGGACAGGGGCACCAACCGCGGGTCGAACCTTTCCTCCTGATATCAAAATGCCAACCAATTTTGCGGATGCGGCCTGGCAGGCAGCCAGAAGTGATGGGGAACTGTTCTGGATTCTAATTCATGGGAGTCATGGAACCGATATGGTGGCGTACATGCCGCAGTATATTACGGACAAGGAGGCCTGGCAGATCATCGCCTATCTCCGTACTTTCGGAGGCACATAA
- a CDS encoding DUF2130 domain-containing protein has product MTEPTIICPQCKTEIKLTESLAAPLLEATKRDFEQRLAQKDADAVKRDAALREREASLAKSQERFEEQVADKLKLERSKIVAEEARKARLALSNDLDQKSKEIREIQEILKQKDEKLAEAQKVQADLLRKQRELDDAKRELDLTIEKRVQEGLTVTRDQAKKEAEEGLKFKVMEKEQTIASMQKQIEELKRRAEQGSQQLQGEVQELELEAMLTSKFPLDQISPVAKGEHGGDVLHRVASSFGQACGTILWESKRTKNWSDVWLIKLREDQRQAKAEIAIIVSQALPKEVDTFEFIDGVWVTHPKVALPLAIAMRNTLMEVACARQASEGQQTKMEMVYQYLMGPRFRQRVQAIVEGFSSMKEDLDKERKVIMKQWAKREEQIDRVMMATVGMYGDLQGIAGKTLQEIEGLELQALDAPKDESDGKLL; this is encoded by the coding sequence ATGACTGAACCCACGATCATCTGTCCACAGTGCAAAACGGAAATTAAACTGACCGAGTCGCTCGCTGCGCCTCTTCTCGAAGCCACCAAGCGAGACTTCGAGCAACGACTTGCTCAAAAAGATGCTGATGCCGTCAAACGGGATGCGGCCTTGCGTGAGCGCGAAGCCTCGCTTGCCAAATCTCAGGAGCGGTTCGAAGAGCAGGTGGCTGACAAACTAAAACTCGAACGCAGCAAAATTGTGGCGGAAGAAGCGAGAAAGGCCAGACTGGCGCTCTCCAATGATCTCGACCAGAAATCTAAAGAAATACGTGAGATTCAAGAAATACTTAAACAAAAGGATGAAAAGCTTGCGGAAGCACAAAAAGTTCAAGCCGATCTGCTCCGTAAGCAACGGGAACTGGATGACGCCAAACGCGAATTGGATCTCACTATAGAAAAGCGCGTCCAGGAGGGACTTACTGTCACCCGGGATCAGGCCAAAAAAGAAGCCGAAGAAGGGCTCAAATTTAAAGTCATGGAGAAAGAGCAGACCATTGCTTCCATGCAAAAACAAATTGAAGAACTCAAGCGTCGTGCTGAACAGGGGTCTCAACAACTTCAGGGCGAAGTCCAAGAGCTCGAACTCGAAGCCATGCTCACCTCGAAATTCCCCCTGGATCAGATTTCACCTGTGGCCAAAGGCGAGCATGGCGGCGATGTGCTGCACCGGGTTGCCAGCTCCTTCGGCCAAGCCTGCGGAACCATCTTGTGGGAATCGAAGCGAACCAAGAACTGGAGTGATGTCTGGCTCATCAAGTTACGTGAGGATCAGCGGCAGGCCAAAGCTGAAATTGCGATCATCGTCAGTCAGGCCCTACCCAAAGAAGTGGACACATTCGAATTCATCGACGGCGTCTGGGTCACTCATCCCAAAGTTGCCCTTCCCCTGGCTATTGCCATGCGTAATACGCTCATGGAGGTGGCTTGCGCCAGGCAGGCCTCGGAAGGGCAGCAAACCAAAATGGAAATGGTCTATCAGTATTTAATGGGTCCGCGCTTCCGGCAACGGGTTCAAGCGATCGTCGAAGGGTTCTCCTCGATGAAGGAGGATCTTGATAAAGAGCGGAAAGTCATTATGAAGCAATGGGCTAAACGTGAAGAGCAAATCGATCGGGTGATGATGGCGACCGTGGGCATGTACGGGGACCTGCAAGGCATCGCCGGGAAAACGTTGCAGGAAATTGAAGGGCTGGAACTCCAAGCCTTAGATGCGCCTAAGGACGAATCCGACGGAAAATTGTTGTAA
- a CDS encoding toll/interleukin-1 receptor domain-containing protein: MKKNITVFVSYARANRDLATRFLKKFKEQAAPSKQYHYTFWRDSDILVGEKWHEEIQHALGECDVGLVLISPALLGSQYIQDHELPKFVKSGGRSVIPVMLQPIDLERHDLKGLLQTQIFRLDRPRFASPKAYGECSGSHRDQFALELFRQVEARLDKIVAK, from the coding sequence ATGAAAAAGAACATTACCGTGTTTGTGTCCTATGCCCGCGCCAATCGTGATCTGGCGACTCGATTTTTAAAAAAATTTAAAGAGCAGGCCGCGCCCTCCAAACAGTATCACTATACCTTCTGGCGGGATAGCGATATCCTGGTAGGCGAAAAATGGCACGAAGAAATTCAACACGCCTTGGGAGAGTGCGACGTGGGATTGGTCCTGATCAGCCCTGCGTTGCTTGGTTCCCAATATATTCAGGATCACGAACTTCCCAAGTTTGTGAAGAGTGGAGGTCGATCCGTTATTCCGGTAATGTTGCAACCAATCGATTTGGAACGGCATGATCTGAAAGGTTTACTCCAGACGCAAATCTTTCGGCTGGATCGCCCGCGTTTCGCCTCTCCGAAAGCCTACGGGGAATGTTCGGGTTCTCATCGTGATCAATTTGCGTTGGAATTGTTTCGGCAGGTCGAGGCCCGTTTGGATAAAATCGTGGCCAAATAA
- a CDS encoding SDR family NAD(P)-dependent oxidoreductase encodes MTRKILLIGNSDGIGAAVTNALFARGEHVVGLSRSPSPLGPDGPRHIVQDIATPEYPQVLQTLLAEEGHFDACIFCAAIGSRLTFPDLSQEARVVDVNFTSMVRTLAALAPGWLERGQGHFIGQSSLADDFYNADSPSYTASKAGFSNYLVSMGLKLRSHGVYVTNIRFGFVDTKLPKASWKPLMMTADQAAAHVLRCLETKPMQLSVPKLAGLAIHGVRWMQSIRLWWS; translated from the coding sequence ATGACACGGAAGATTCTCCTAATCGGCAATTCTGATGGAATCGGAGCAGCAGTAACCAATGCGCTTTTCGCTCGTGGTGAACATGTCGTCGGACTTTCGAGAAGTCCCAGTCCACTTGGTCCGGATGGCCCACGGCATATCGTACAGGATATCGCCACTCCCGAGTATCCGCAGGTTCTACAAACTCTTCTTGCCGAAGAAGGGCATTTTGACGCCTGCATATTTTGCGCGGCCATTGGTTCGAGATTGACATTTCCTGACCTCTCACAGGAAGCCCGCGTCGTTGACGTGAATTTCACCTCGATGGTGCGAACCCTGGCCGCCCTCGCGCCAGGCTGGCTTGAACGAGGCCAGGGGCACTTCATCGGCCAATCAAGTCTCGCCGATGATTTTTACAACGCCGACTCCCCTTCCTATACGGCATCGAAGGCCGGCTTTAGTAATTATTTAGTCTCCATGGGATTAAAGCTCCGATCGCATGGCGTGTACGTCACCAATATTCGCTTTGGGTTTGTGGATACGAAGCTGCCTAAGGCGTCCTGGAAGCCACTGATGATGACCGCCGATCAGGCCGCGGCCCATGTCCTACGATGCTTGGAAACAAAACCCATGCAACTGAGCGTTCCCAAATTAGCAGGCCTCGCCATTCACGGTGTCCGTTGGATGCAGTCAATTCGACTATGGTGGTCCTAA
- a CDS encoding heme-binding beta-barrel domain-containing protein: MTGTHHSDPTHAEIIRHLGPLTSLAGTWEGDRGVDIAPAKEGSHETHYRERLQFDPIGPVVNGSQVLYGLRYSTVAWPLIQEQPFHKEVGYWLWDAAGQQVMQCFMSLEASW; the protein is encoded by the coding sequence ATGACCGGAACACACCATTCCGACCCTACTCATGCGGAAATCATTCGCCACTTGGGCCCACTCACTTCTCTAGCCGGGACCTGGGAAGGCGATAGGGGTGTCGATATCGCACCGGCCAAAGAGGGTAGCCACGAAACTCATTATCGGGAACGATTGCAGTTTGACCCAATCGGGCCTGTTGTCAATGGCTCGCAAGTGCTCTATGGTCTCCGTTACTCGACTGTGGCCTGGCCATTAATTCAGGAACAGCCGTTTCACAAAGAAGTCGGATATTGGTTGTGGGATGCAGCCGGTCAACAGGTGATGCAGTGTTTTATGTCCCTCGAGGCGTCCTGGTGA